Proteins from a single region of Ailuropoda melanoleuca isolate Jingjing chromosome 15, ASM200744v2, whole genome shotgun sequence:
- the RPP38 gene encoding ribonuclease P protein subunit p38 encodes MAAAPQAPGRGSVRKTRPLMVKTSLNNPYAICWSALEREDMHFILQTLEDRFKCLGLQKIEDRKKKKKQFLKKQSPDKCSPEVDMSKDLKEKHPEDNEQGSGWTPVHVRKQLAIGVNEVTRALERNGLLLVLVCKSAKPALITSHLIQLSLSRSVPACQVPRLSETLAPVIGLKCVLALGFRKDTTAFVDEVKAIIPRVPSLHVPWLQGRPEDSRENLDTESLESQDKEILETSFEDLSKHKRKLVEGQQAVVLQPLKIKKVIPNPNKIRKPPKGKKTTSK; translated from the coding sequence ATGGCTGCAGCTCCTCAAGCACCGGGGAGGGGCTCTGTTCGGAAGACAAGACCTTTAATGGTAAAGACGTCATTGAACAACCCATATGCTATCTGCTGGAGTGCGCTAGAGAGAGAGGACATGCACTTCATATTACAGACCCTTGAAGACAGATTTAAATGTCTTGGGCTTCAGAAGATTGaggataggaagaaaaagaaaaagcagtttttaaaaaaacaaagcccagaCAAATGTAGCCCAGAGGTTGATATGAGCAAGGATCTGAAGGAGAAACACCCAGAAGATAATGAGCAAGGGTCAGGGTGGACTCCTGTCCATGTCAGGAAGCAACTGGCCATTGGCGTTAATGAAGTTACCAGAGCTCTGGAAAGGAATGGGCTGCTGCTGGTACTCGTGTGTAAGTCAGCCAAGCCTGCGCTCATCACCTCACATCTGATTCAGTTAAGTTTGAGCAGATCCGTTCCTGCTTGTCAGGTTCCCCGTCTCAGCGAGACACTCGCACCTGTCATTGGCTTAAAATGTGTCCTGGCCTTAGGGTTCAGAAAGGACACCACTGCCTTTGTGGATGAAGTAAAAGCCATAATTCCCCGAGTACCCAGTTTACACGTACCATGGCTTCAAGGCAGACCAGAAGACTCCAGGGAAAATTTAGACACAGAATCTTTGGAAAGCCAAGACAAAGAGATTTTGGAAACATCCTTTGAAGACCTCTCTAAACATAAAAGGAAGCTTGTTGAAGGTCAGCAGGCTGTAGTGTTACAACCccttaaaataaagaaagtgaTTCCAAACCCCAATAAGATAAGGAAACcacccaaagggaaaaaaacgaCTTCAAAGTAA